A genomic stretch from Glaciecola nitratireducens FR1064 includes:
- a CDS encoding GGDEF domain-containing protein encodes MTEVSPKKQLMVARQYLDKLSIFIVNMANFYQGANPTFDQELVMLKKQLSGKPDYDAATQITGKLNAVLTKDTKFFKQRNLDSVSHLQNALKKLSNIKNVSADVKTEVSEFLISLSPDKHAVVAPLAQFEKALLLYNKALQFETDSDKAKTQTPEQIALHNSITQELKELITPFYVGNKSDKNLQEIYRKLNIGLDHKELLECCLIMIRFVIRDVIKEATATSRLISNLHKSLTTINDDINTNIADSEKRFEERVQYNSEIKEHITEIESVVSDSQQLDELKEQAKQHLDKMQASLKASAAAEQKEQAATINMMKKMQERVVALEAEASTYKQKLFTQRVAALSDQLTKLPNRMAYEEKAQFEVQRAQKTGSPLCIAIVDIDHFKKINDSYGHSVGDKTLQVIAKHIRQYLPKEDFVARWGGEEFVMLLPNSSIQQAFDKVELVREKVSALPFKFKGQRVTVTLSCGLSQITQKITLEEAFEKADTLLYKAKDAGRNKTLFEDIE; translated from the coding sequence ATGACCGAAGTTTCGCCTAAGAAGCAATTAATGGTGGCGCGCCAGTATTTAGACAAGCTCTCGATATTTATTGTGAACATGGCAAACTTTTATCAAGGAGCGAATCCTACGTTCGACCAAGAACTTGTGATGCTGAAAAAGCAGCTGTCTGGTAAACCTGACTATGATGCTGCCACCCAAATTACTGGCAAGCTCAATGCGGTACTGACAAAAGACACGAAGTTTTTTAAACAGCGCAATCTGGACTCTGTCTCGCATTTACAAAATGCCCTCAAAAAGCTTTCCAACATAAAGAATGTTTCGGCAGACGTAAAAACGGAGGTCAGCGAGTTTCTAATATCACTGTCGCCGGATAAACATGCCGTTGTTGCTCCACTCGCCCAGTTTGAAAAAGCCCTTCTTTTGTATAACAAGGCGCTGCAGTTTGAAACAGATAGCGATAAAGCAAAAACCCAAACGCCAGAACAAATTGCATTGCACAACAGCATTACACAGGAGCTAAAAGAGCTTATTACGCCTTTTTATGTCGGCAACAAAAGCGATAAAAATCTACAAGAAATCTATCGAAAGCTAAATATTGGGCTCGACCATAAAGAGCTGCTTGAATGCTGTTTGATTATGATCCGCTTTGTGATCAGAGACGTGATAAAAGAGGCGACCGCGACCAGCCGCCTGATCAGTAATCTGCATAAATCGCTGACTACCATCAATGACGACATCAACACAAACATTGCGGATTCCGAAAAGAGATTTGAGGAGCGTGTTCAATATAATAGCGAAATAAAAGAGCACATTACTGAGATAGAGTCAGTGGTGAGCGACAGCCAACAGTTAGATGAACTCAAAGAACAAGCCAAACAGCACCTTGATAAAATGCAGGCGTCTTTAAAAGCGTCTGCCGCGGCTGAGCAAAAAGAGCAAGCTGCAACAATCAATATGATGAAAAAAATGCAGGAGCGCGTTGTTGCACTTGAGGCAGAAGCGAGTACATATAAACAAAAACTGTTTACTCAACGCGTAGCTGCACTTTCTGATCAACTGACCAAATTACCGAATAGAATGGCTTATGAAGAGAAAGCCCAATTTGAGGTTCAGCGAGCACAAAAAACGGGTTCGCCTTTGTGTATTGCGATAGTAGACATTGACCACTTCAAAAAAATCAATGATAGCTACGGGCACTCTGTCGGCGATAAAACGCTGCAGGTAATTGCAAAGCATATTCGGCAATACTTGCCCAAAGAAGACTTTGTAGCGCGTTGGGGCGGCGAAGAATTTGTCATGCTACTGCCTAACAGCAGCATACAACAAGCCTTCGATAAAGTTGAACTGGTGCGTGAGAAAGTATCAGCGCTGCCGTTTAAATTTAAAGGTCAGCGCGTTACTGTTACTCTATCTTGCGGCCTAAGCCAAATTACACAAAAAATAACGCTTGAAGAAGCCTTCGAAAAAGCAGATACCCTGCTCTATAAAGCAAAAGACGCGGGACGAAATAAAACCCTATTTGAGGATATTGAATGA
- the galU gene encoding UTP--glucose-1-phosphate uridylyltransferase GalU, with amino-acid sequence MSQVKKAVIPVAGLGTRMLPATKAIPKEMLPVVDKPLIQYVVNECVQAGIKQIILVTHASKNSIENHFDTSFELEATLEKRVKRQLLDAVKAICPKDVTIMHVRQGVASGLGHAIMCAYPLIGDEPFAVVLPDVIIDDVASNLKKDNLADMVAKFNTSRVSQVMVEKVAEEDVSKFGIVDLEGKELAPGESCKMFRMVEKPDLEEAPSNLAVVGRYVLSEKTWDLLAKTPPGAGGEIQLTDAIDALMEHEQVDAYYMKGKSHDCGSKLGYMKANVEYAMRHPELGVEFTEYLKTL; translated from the coding sequence ATGAGTCAAGTGAAAAAGGCAGTAATACCTGTAGCTGGTTTGGGAACAAGAATGCTACCAGCGACAAAAGCGATACCAAAGGAAATGCTGCCGGTAGTTGATAAGCCTCTTATTCAGTACGTGGTGAATGAGTGTGTGCAAGCGGGTATTAAGCAAATTATTCTAGTGACTCACGCGAGTAAGAATAGTATTGAAAACCACTTTGATACATCGTTCGAACTGGAAGCCACCCTAGAGAAGCGTGTTAAACGCCAGCTTCTCGATGCAGTTAAAGCTATTTGCCCTAAAGATGTAACGATAATGCACGTGCGTCAAGGCGTTGCCAGTGGCCTTGGTCATGCAATTATGTGTGCATACCCACTGATTGGTGACGAACCCTTTGCTGTTGTGCTACCTGACGTAATCATTGACGATGTAGCAAGTAACCTCAAAAAAGACAATCTTGCTGATATGGTCGCGAAGTTTAACACCAGTCGCGTTAGCCAAGTAATGGTTGAAAAAGTGGCTGAAGAAGACGTATCTAAATTTGGTATTGTCGATTTAGAAGGAAAGGAGCTCGCCCCTGGTGAGTCTTGCAAGATGTTTAGAATGGTTGAAAAACCTGATTTAGAAGAGGCTCCCTCTAATTTAGCCGTTGTAGGTCGTTATGTTCTATCTGAAAAAACATGGGATTTATTAGCCAAAACGCCTCCAGGTGCTGGCGGTGAAATTCAGTTAACTGACGCTATTGATGCACTTATGGAGCACGAGCAAGTTGACGCATACTACATGAAAGGCAAAAGCCATGATTGTGGTAGTAAACTTGGTTACATGAAAGCTAACGTAGAATACGCAATGCGTCATCCTGAGTTAGGTGTGGAGTTTACTGAGTATTTGAAAACGTTGTAG
- a CDS encoding DUF3192 domain-containing protein: MKATRLETTETKSKAIKTNGAKTLLLTSFFASTMLLSGCVISIDDNYEDGYDVSSGVNWQKHEAKNRQFIADLSPGVSKKSVIDQLGAADFNEMVSSNGDAVQVLYYRTQRVDDDGITTKNECTPLVFVNDELKGWGELSLSKYL, encoded by the coding sequence ATGAAAGCGACACGTTTAGAAACTACAGAAACAAAGTCAAAAGCCATAAAAACAAACGGTGCAAAAACACTGCTTCTTACTTCTTTTTTCGCTAGCACAATGTTGCTAAGCGGTTGCGTAATTTCGATTGATGATAACTATGAAGATGGTTATGACGTGTCGAGTGGTGTCAATTGGCAGAAGCATGAAGCGAAGAATCGACAGTTTATTGCTGATCTTAGCCCTGGCGTCTCAAAAAAGTCGGTTATTGATCAACTTGGCGCAGCGGACTTTAATGAAATGGTAAGCAGCAACGGTGATGCAGTGCAAGTACTGTATTACAGAACTCAGCGCGTTGATGATGATGGCATTACAACTAAAAATGAATGTACACCTTTGGTCTTTGTAAATGATGAACTTAAAGGTTGGGGCGAATTATCTCTGTCTAAATATTTGTAG
- a CDS encoding DUF3301 domain-containing protein, with the protein MTLGSLVILLSIAWIAFQFWRLRGMAEYSIQYATQYCEKQDLQFLSLARRSTRIASHRGKLDWKIVYQLEFSSSGSDAYIGTMTSFGNSVIEMNLPAYKID; encoded by the coding sequence ATGACATTGGGCTCATTAGTCATACTGCTCAGCATTGCCTGGATCGCTTTTCAATTTTGGCGCTTGCGTGGCATGGCCGAATACAGTATTCAATACGCAACTCAATACTGTGAAAAACAAGATCTTCAGTTTCTATCCTTAGCAAGACGTTCAACTCGTATTGCGTCGCATAGAGGAAAGCTTGATTGGAAGATTGTGTATCAACTGGAGTTCAGCAGCAGCGGCTCAGATGCTTATATTGGGACGATGACCAGTTTTGGTAATTCAGTGATTGAGATGAATTTGCCTGCTTATAAAATCGATTAG
- a CDS encoding UDP-glucose dehydrogenase family protein, with amino-acid sequence MKVTVFGIGYVGLVQAAVLAEVGHDVVCVDVDQNKVDNLEKGIIPIYEPGLTPLVNSNFEQGRVKFTTDAERGVMHGEVIFIAVGTPPDEDGSADLKYVQAVAKTIATHMQKHKIIINKSTVPVGTADKVIATVSATLKALKKELTFDVVSNPEFLKEGAAVNDCMRPDRIILGTDSEYAEKKLRELYSPFNRNHDKIIVMDVRSAELTKYAANCMLATKISFMNEMANLAELMGADIENVRKGIGSDPRIGYQFIYPGCGYGGSCFPKDVQALVRSATGVGYTAKILEAVEAVNYRQKEKLFDYIMNHYNGDVKGKTIALWGLSFKPNTDDMREASSRVLMEKLWEQGAIVQAYDPEAMEETQRIYGSRSDLKLMGTKESTLSGASCLVICTEWQVFRAPDFDMIKTQLADDVIFDGRNLFDPSLISEYGLHYYAIGRGLSVKGL; translated from the coding sequence ATGAAAGTAACAGTCTTTGGCATCGGCTACGTCGGTCTAGTGCAAGCTGCTGTGTTAGCAGAAGTCGGTCACGATGTAGTTTGCGTCGATGTAGACCAAAACAAAGTAGATAATTTGGAAAAAGGAATCATTCCAATCTACGAACCGGGTTTAACTCCTTTAGTGAATTCAAATTTCGAGCAGGGCAGAGTTAAATTTACGACTGATGCTGAGCGTGGCGTAATGCATGGTGAAGTTATCTTCATTGCTGTGGGTACACCACCAGACGAAGATGGCTCAGCTGACTTGAAATACGTACAAGCAGTTGCTAAAACTATTGCTACTCACATGCAAAAGCACAAAATTATCATCAATAAGTCAACTGTGCCAGTGGGTACCGCAGACAAAGTGATTGCAACTGTGAGCGCAACGCTTAAAGCATTAAAAAAAGAACTAACGTTTGATGTGGTCTCAAACCCTGAGTTCTTAAAAGAAGGGGCTGCAGTTAATGACTGTATGCGGCCTGACCGAATTATTCTTGGTACTGATAGTGAGTATGCAGAAAAGAAACTACGAGAGCTCTACAGTCCATTCAATCGCAACCATGACAAAATCATTGTGATGGACGTGCGCAGCGCGGAACTCACCAAGTATGCTGCCAACTGCATGCTAGCCACTAAAATTAGCTTCATGAATGAGATGGCTAACTTAGCGGAATTAATGGGTGCGGATATTGAAAATGTGCGAAAAGGTATCGGCAGCGACCCGCGAATTGGTTATCAATTCATTTACCCAGGTTGCGGATACGGAGGCTCTTGTTTCCCCAAAGATGTGCAAGCGCTCGTTCGTAGTGCAACGGGTGTCGGTTATACTGCTAAAATTTTGGAAGCGGTTGAAGCTGTAAACTATCGTCAAAAAGAAAAATTGTTTGACTACATCATGAACCATTACAACGGTGATGTAAAAGGCAAGACCATCGCACTATGGGGGTTATCGTTTAAACCAAATACTGATGATATGCGTGAAGCATCATCCCGCGTATTGATGGAAAAGCTGTGGGAGCAGGGCGCAATTGTGCAGGCCTACGACCCAGAAGCGATGGAAGAAACTCAGCGCATTTACGGCTCTCGTTCAGATTTAAAGTTGATGGGTACGAAAGAAAGTACATTGTCTGGCGCGAGCTGTTTGGTGATATGTACTGAATGGCAGGTTTTTAGAGCGCCAGACTTTGACATGATTAAAACACAACTTGCAGACGATGTTATTTTTGATGGTCGTAATTTATTTGACCCAAGTCTAATTTCGGAATACGGATTGCATTACTATGCTATTGGTAGAGGTTTATCAGTAAAAGGGCTGTAG
- a CDS encoding ComEA family DNA-binding protein, with amino-acid sequence MKKLKYLILSAALVSGCAFMPAQAAETAPKEVMTQAFEAKLDINKASAEELTALPGVGMKKAAEIVKFRELNGNFKSVDELVNVKGIGVKMVAKISGLVKV; translated from the coding sequence ATGAAAAAATTAAAATATTTAATACTTAGCGCTGCCTTGGTTTCAGGTTGTGCGTTCATGCCAGCACAGGCGGCGGAAACAGCGCCAAAAGAAGTCATGACCCAAGCATTTGAGGCAAAATTAGACATTAACAAGGCGAGTGCTGAGGAGTTGACGGCGCTTCCGGGCGTTGGCATGAAGAAAGCTGCCGAAATTGTGAAGTTTCGTGAGTTGAACGGTAACTTTAAAAGCGTAGATGAATTGGTTAATGTAAAAGGTATTGGGGTGAAAATGGTGGCCAAGATTAGTGGTTTGGTAAAGGTTTAG
- the syd gene encoding SecY-interacting protein produces the protein MSNPFVENFDTLVNAYIDLAGDDDRQLLTEYDVDWFSPCLLLNKTRLADVADGEQTSWRPQLQPASSHLGDLAKALEIEIHPQLETLFCRYYSHDLPASTDRGDLDILQAWNQDDFERLQKNLISHVLMKRRLKQPETLFFATTDQEDFIISIDVASGKVMLEQVGKVPKEELAEDLNAFITTLRPRNVVVTF, from the coding sequence ATGTCAAATCCGTTTGTTGAAAACTTCGATACCCTTGTTAATGCTTATATCGACCTCGCTGGCGATGACGACAGACAATTATTAACTGAATATGACGTGGATTGGTTTTCACCTTGCTTGCTATTAAATAAGACGCGATTAGCCGATGTTGCCGATGGGGAGCAAACTAGCTGGCGTCCTCAGCTACAGCCAGCGAGTTCCCATTTAGGTGATTTGGCAAAGGCCTTAGAAATTGAGATTCATCCTCAGTTAGAAACGCTGTTCTGCCGTTATTACAGTCATGACTTGCCAGCTTCGACTGACCGCGGTGATTTGGATATTTTGCAAGCGTGGAATCAAGATGATTTTGAACGACTGCAAAAAAACCTTATTTCACACGTATTGATGAAGCGTCGCTTAAAGCAGCCCGAAACTTTATTTTTCGCAACAACCGACCAAGAAGACTTCATCATCAGCATTGACGTTGCGAGTGGAAAGGTGATGCTAGAGCAAGTCGGGAAGGTGCCTAAAGAAGAGTTGGCGGAAGATCTGAATGCCTTTATTACGACACTTCGCCCTCGAAACGTTGTTGTAACGTTTTAA
- the ppnN gene encoding nucleotide 5'-monophosphate nucleosidase PpnN has product MNTVQLNPVGWMSQLSQLEVNLLQQSTQSDLYGVFRNCCLAVLNSGVDEDDYHKLFDPYKDFDVRLVRRERGVKIELINPPEVAFVDGVLIKGVHEHLFAVLRDMLYMGSKHSTNFEQLIDQPSSLTTHVVFDMLRHANSIPPDNLVNMIVCWGGHSIREEEYKYTKTVGYQLGLRGFNICTGCGPGAMKGPMKGATIGHAKQRNKNGRYLGVSEPSIIAAEPPNAIVNELIIMPDIEKRLEAFVRISHGIVIFPGGAGTAEELLYLLGLLMDEQNKDQVIPLILTGPENSKAYFEAIDQFIGDILGTEAQEKYTIIVGDAYKVGALMAKQKVLVEDDRLRTGDSLNFNWTLHISEDFQTPFAPTHKNMSALDLRLDQPKSTLAATLRKCFSGIVAGNVKVEGVAEIKKHGPFELTGDAALMQKMDILLQSFVDQGRMKLPGSHYEPCYKISM; this is encoded by the coding sequence ATGAACACGGTGCAACTCAACCCCGTCGGTTGGATGAGTCAACTCTCACAGCTAGAAGTTAACCTTTTACAGCAATCAACCCAAAGCGATTTGTACGGTGTTTTTAGAAACTGCTGCTTAGCCGTTCTGAACAGCGGGGTTGATGAGGATGACTACCATAAGCTTTTCGACCCTTACAAAGATTTTGATGTCCGTTTGGTGCGCAGAGAACGCGGCGTTAAAATAGAGCTCATCAACCCGCCAGAGGTTGCTTTTGTTGATGGTGTCTTGATCAAAGGCGTACACGAACACCTGTTCGCCGTACTGCGAGACATGCTCTACATGGGGTCGAAACACAGCACTAACTTTGAACAACTAATAGACCAGCCAAGCAGCTTAACCACGCACGTTGTTTTCGACATGCTGCGTCACGCAAACTCGATCCCTCCCGACAACCTCGTTAATATGATCGTATGTTGGGGCGGCCACTCCATTCGTGAAGAAGAGTATAAGTACACTAAAACGGTTGGCTACCAGTTAGGTTTACGCGGCTTTAATATCTGCACTGGCTGTGGACCGGGCGCAATGAAAGGCCCAATGAAAGGGGCAACTATCGGACATGCAAAACAGCGTAATAAAAATGGACGCTATTTAGGCGTTTCAGAGCCGAGTATTATTGCTGCAGAGCCCCCCAATGCCATAGTCAACGAACTGATTATAATGCCTGACATAGAAAAACGTCTGGAAGCCTTTGTGCGAATTTCTCACGGCATTGTGATATTTCCAGGCGGAGCAGGCACTGCAGAAGAGTTGCTGTATCTGCTGGGCTTATTAATGGATGAACAGAATAAAGACCAAGTTATTCCACTCATATTGACTGGCCCGGAGAATAGCAAAGCGTATTTTGAAGCTATCGATCAATTCATTGGCGATATATTAGGCACTGAAGCACAAGAAAAATACACCATCATTGTTGGCGATGCATACAAGGTAGGCGCCTTAATGGCAAAACAAAAAGTGCTAGTGGAAGACGATCGCCTCAGAACTGGAGATTCACTGAATTTTAACTGGACGCTGCACATTTCAGAAGACTTTCAAACACCATTTGCGCCAACTCATAAAAACATGAGTGCCTTAGACTTAAGGCTAGACCAGCCTAAATCAACGCTAGCGGCAACGCTGCGCAAATGTTTTTCTGGTATTGTTGCTGGCAATGTCAAAGTTGAGGGTGTTGCAGAAATTAAAAAACACGGGCCCTTTGAGCTTACTGGCGATGCAGCCTTGATGCAGAAAATGGATATACTGCTACAATCATTCGTAGATCAAGGCAGAATGAAACTGCCTGGCAGCCACTACGAGCCCTGTTATAAAATTTCAATGTAA
- a CDS encoding isocitrate dehydrogenase: MNPTQQSITVIRGDGIGPDIIDAATKILDKVGCNFKYEYADAGLMALENHGELLPQETLDLIAKNKVALKGPLTTPVGEGFTSINVSLRKQFKLYANLRPVLSFKGTKARYEDIDIITVRENTQGMYSGLGQVVSEDGNEAEATSIITREGAEKILVFAYELARREGRKKITAVHKANILKSTSGLFLKVAREVAERYPDIKSEEMIVDNCCMQLVMNPHQFDVIVTTNLFGDIISDLCAGLVGGLGMAPGANIGEDCAIFEAVHGSAPDIAGMNLANPTSVILASIQMLEYLDMADKAERIRAALKDVIESGDRTTRDLGGESGTTEFTEAVLERL; encoded by the coding sequence ATGAACCCAACACAGCAAAGCATTACCGTTATACGCGGTGATGGCATCGGCCCTGATATCATTGATGCCGCAACGAAAATTCTCGATAAAGTAGGCTGTAACTTCAAATACGAATACGCAGACGCAGGCTTAATGGCCTTGGAAAATCACGGTGAACTTCTACCGCAAGAAACCCTCGACCTCATTGCAAAAAATAAAGTGGCGCTTAAAGGCCCACTAACTACGCCTGTAGGTGAAGGCTTTACGTCTATTAACGTAAGCTTGCGTAAACAATTCAAACTATACGCTAACTTACGCCCTGTTCTGTCGTTTAAAGGCACCAAAGCGCGCTACGAAGACATCGACATTATTACCGTGCGTGAAAACACACAAGGTATGTATTCAGGCTTAGGACAGGTTGTTTCTGAAGATGGCAACGAAGCTGAAGCCACAAGTATCATCACACGAGAAGGCGCAGAGAAGATTCTGGTGTTTGCATACGAATTAGCGCGCCGAGAAGGCCGCAAGAAGATTACTGCCGTGCATAAAGCCAACATCTTGAAGTCTACATCGGGTTTATTCTTAAAAGTCGCCAGAGAAGTTGCTGAGCGTTACCCTGACATAAAATCAGAAGAAATGATTGTGGATAACTGCTGCATGCAGTTAGTCATGAACCCTCATCAGTTTGACGTGATTGTCACCACCAACTTATTTGGCGATATCATCTCTGACTTATGCGCAGGCTTAGTTGGCGGACTGGGCATGGCACCAGGTGCAAACATTGGCGAAGACTGCGCCATTTTTGAGGCTGTACATGGCTCAGCGCCTGATATTGCGGGAATGAACTTAGCTAACCCTACTTCTGTTATTTTAGCGTCTATTCAAATGCTAGAGTACTTAGATATGGCGGATAAAGCAGAGCGCATTCGTGCTGCACTGAAAGACGTGATTGAGTCGGGCGACCGTACTACTCGTGATTTGGGTGGTGAGAGCGGTACGACTGAGTTTACTGAGGCTGTTTTAGAGCGTTTGTAG
- the queF gene encoding NADPH-dependent 7-cyano-7-deazaguanine reductase QueF (Catalyzes the NADPH-dependent reduction of 7-cyano-7-deazaguanine (preQ0) to 7-aminomethyl-7-deazaguanine (preQ1) in queuosine biosynthesis), which translates to MDHLSLGKKVEYAQEYDNSLLQGVPRSLSRDSIKLPAQLPFHGTDIWNGYELSWLNAKGKPQVAILRCEVPITSPNLIESKSFKLYLNSLNQSRFASVNAVMQVLENDLSECAGDSVAVHVIPSSQFDSIQFGQFTGTCIDELDIEVNDFAITPELLKPSTTARTEIVCSETLVSHLLKSNCLITNQPDWGSILIKYTGTQISHEGLLRYLISFRQHNEFHEQCVERIFYDILQQCQPQQLTVYARYTRRGGLDINPFRSNFEAPYADARLARQ; encoded by the coding sequence TTGGATCATTTATCACTCGGCAAAAAAGTAGAATATGCCCAAGAATACGACAACAGTTTATTGCAAGGCGTGCCGCGCTCACTAAGTCGCGACAGCATAAAATTACCAGCACAACTCCCCTTCCACGGCACAGATATTTGGAATGGTTATGAATTGTCTTGGCTAAATGCAAAGGGTAAGCCACAAGTGGCTATTTTGCGTTGTGAAGTACCCATTACTTCGCCAAATTTAATTGAGTCAAAGTCATTCAAACTTTATTTAAATAGTTTAAATCAAAGCCGATTTGCCAGCGTTAATGCTGTCATGCAGGTACTTGAGAATGACTTGAGCGAATGCGCTGGTGATAGTGTGGCGGTGCATGTAATACCGTCATCGCAGTTCGATAGTATTCAGTTTGGACAGTTCACTGGAACGTGCATTGATGAACTAGACATTGAAGTGAATGACTTTGCTATCACACCTGAACTTCTTAAGCCAAGCACCACGGCGCGAACTGAGATTGTTTGTTCAGAGACATTGGTTAGTCACCTGTTAAAATCAAACTGTTTGATTACTAATCAACCTGATTGGGGTAGCATTTTAATAAAGTACACTGGCACCCAAATATCGCACGAAGGCTTGTTGCGTTATTTAATTTCGTTTAGGCAACATAACGAGTTTCATGAGCAATGTGTTGAACGTATTTTCTATGATATTTTGCAGCAGTGTCAGCCACAGCAACTGACCGTTTATGCAAGATATACACGCCGTGGCGGTCTGGATATCAACCCATTTCGTTCAAACTTTGAAGCGCCCTATGCGGACGCACGATTAGCCAGACAATAA